One Hordeum vulgare subsp. vulgare chromosome 4H, MorexV3_pseudomolecules_assembly, whole genome shotgun sequence DNA window includes the following coding sequences:
- the LOC123446533 gene encoding serine/arginine repetitive matrix protein 1-like, with translation MQPTESAQRRASSTAATAPRRSMGCMAGLLRLLSPYHRHRKRLTAKNATLEASLPPPSPPPMKKPGASPSPPPVKKPGASLSPTQAPEKPQTPTAVRRRRSCEAPRSPTIAPEYRRASCDSPRPPPPAIVARLMGLEESAPASPATTPRPRPLPTRPPPPPPPEMAAEKRRKLLGALEKCDDDLQTLRRIIAAVRAAELRSAAASDVSPAPAGEGKGGKWMDGSPRAVAQHPSPDSVLDAITSPRFPCRKRSSPCTHLDADSKPEITRSSNDALIVRSKIVKPSRTLVFSGDYCKIKQYCNELHAMAMHHHPATVAAVEGMPRWTPSAAEAKGWQHRRRWGLQGEERSRAMVESVGEVWGESAGEERWEAGLVGAALERAIMQELVLDVVTELLAHSEGPFGHGHHHGGGAMCRKRLCF, from the exons ATGCAGCCGACGGAGTCCGCCCAACGCCGGGCCTCGTCCACAGCCGCCACGGCGCCCCGGCGAAGCATGGGGTGCATGGCTGGCCTTCTCCGCCTGCTCTCCCCGTACCATCGCCACCGGAAGCGCCTGACAGCCAAGAACGCCACGCTCGAGGCCTCCCTACcgccgccgtctccaccgcccatGAAGAAGCCGGGAGCgtcgccgtctccaccgcccgtGAAGAAGCCGGGAGCGTCGCTGTCACCAACGCAGGCCCCAGAGAAGCCACAGACGCCGACAGCCGTCCGACGGCGGCGTTCATGCGAAGCGCCTCGGAGCCCGACGATCGCTCCGGAGTACCGCCGGGCGAGCTGTGACAGCCccaggccgccgccgccagctatcGTCGCACGCCTAATGGGCCTGGAGGAGTCCGCGCCGGCTTCCCCCGCCACGACCCCGCGGCCACGACCGCTGCCGacccgccctcctcctcccccgccacCAGAGATGGCCGCGGAGAAGCGGCGCAAGCTGCTGGGCGCGCTGGAGAAATGCGATGACGACCTCCAGACACTGCGGCGGATCATCGCGGCCGTCCGGGCTGCCGAGCTGCGGTCGGCCGCTGCATCCGACGTCTCGCCGGCTCCAGCAGGGGAAGGCAAAGGGGGCAAGTGGATGGACGGCTCGCCGCGGGCGGTGGCACAGCATCCCAGCCCGGACTCGGTGCTGGACGCCATCACCTCACCGAGATTTCCATGCAGGAAGCGGTCGTCTCCATGCACACATCTCGATGCAGACAGCAAGCCCGAGATTACCCGTTCCAGTAACGATGCGCTCATAGTACGATCCAAGATCGTGAAGCCGTCCCGAACACTTGTTTTCTCCG GGGACTACTGCAAGATCAAGCAATACTGCAACGAGCTGCACGCCATGGCCATGCATCACCACCCTGCGACGGTGGCGGCTGTCGAGGGAATGCCGCGGTGGACGCCGTCAGCAGCCGAGGCGAAGGGCTGGCAGCATCGGAGACGGTGGGGGCTCCAGGGCGAAGAGCGGAGCCGAGCGATGGTGGAAAGCGTAGGGGAGGTGTGGGGGGAGAGCGCCGGCGAGGAGCGGTGGGAGGCCGGCCTCGTTGGCGCCGCGCTGGAGCGGGCCATCATGCAGGAACTCGTCTTGGACGTCGTGACGGAGCTGCTTGCGCACTCCGAGGGGCCGTTTGGCCACGGTCACCACCACGGCGGCGGTGCCATGTGCCGGAAGAGGCTCTGTTTCTGA